In Catenulispora sp. MAP5-51, a genomic segment contains:
- a CDS encoding ABC transporter substrate-binding protein, whose translation MKSSTQRPAVRTAAAVVLIAGLGLSAAACSSSKSGAKDAAAPAGGDGPVTISVPCEPPTSQAGQRKEWLADVATFEKANPNITIKGIDTYPCEDTATFTAQMRAGTEPDVFHTYFTDLNQVLDAGQAADITSYVNDTTVPGFSDLAPSALAAVTAGKTLYGLPTGIYTQGLIINRKLFKQAGLDPDHPPTTWADVEKDAKAITSLGNGVYGYGDYSAGNNGGWHFSSEVDANGGQMINEDGTKAAFNAQPATEVLQALHQMRFVDNSMSPTQQLKWGDLQKQMAAGKLGMYIASPDDLYNVIVPQDGGNVDDYGVGPLPSTSGTPAGSLSGGDDVMFNKHDTPAQIRAGIKWISFSMLTPGQGQFNYARTKADGLPVGFPEPLDWVGATSDKNEALKAASATVNTSYYKTFVDAHEKGMGEPADAQAVYKTLDATMLSVLNDPNADIPGLLKTAESQVNTLLANAG comes from the coding sequence ATGAAGAGTTCCACCCAGCGGCCCGCCGTCCGCACGGCGGCCGCCGTCGTCCTCATAGCCGGTCTCGGACTGTCGGCCGCGGCGTGCTCCAGCAGCAAGAGCGGCGCCAAGGACGCCGCGGCGCCGGCCGGCGGCGACGGCCCGGTCACGATCAGCGTCCCGTGCGAGCCGCCGACCAGCCAGGCCGGGCAGCGCAAGGAGTGGCTCGCCGACGTCGCGACGTTCGAGAAGGCCAACCCGAACATCACGATCAAGGGCATCGACACCTATCCGTGCGAGGACACCGCGACCTTCACCGCGCAGATGCGGGCCGGGACCGAGCCGGACGTGTTCCACACCTACTTCACCGACCTGAACCAGGTGCTCGACGCCGGGCAGGCCGCGGACATCACGTCCTACGTCAACGACACCACCGTCCCGGGCTTCAGCGATCTCGCGCCCTCCGCACTCGCCGCCGTCACCGCCGGCAAGACCCTCTACGGCCTGCCGACCGGCATCTACACCCAGGGCCTGATCATCAACCGCAAGCTGTTCAAGCAGGCCGGACTGGACCCGGACCACCCGCCGACAACGTGGGCGGACGTGGAGAAGGACGCCAAGGCGATCACCTCGCTGGGCAACGGGGTCTACGGCTACGGCGACTACAGCGCCGGCAACAACGGCGGCTGGCACTTCTCCTCCGAGGTCGACGCCAACGGCGGACAGATGATCAACGAGGACGGTACCAAGGCGGCGTTCAACGCCCAGCCGGCCACCGAGGTGCTCCAGGCCCTGCACCAGATGCGCTTCGTCGACAACAGCATGAGCCCGACCCAGCAGCTGAAGTGGGGCGACCTGCAGAAGCAGATGGCCGCCGGGAAGCTCGGCATGTACATCGCTTCCCCGGACGACCTGTACAACGTCATCGTCCCCCAGGACGGCGGCAACGTCGACGACTACGGCGTCGGCCCGCTGCCCAGCACGAGCGGGACCCCGGCCGGCTCGCTGTCCGGCGGCGACGACGTCATGTTCAACAAGCACGACACCCCGGCGCAGATCCGGGCCGGCATCAAGTGGATCTCCTTCTCGATGCTGACGCCGGGCCAGGGCCAGTTCAACTACGCGCGCACCAAGGCCGACGGGCTGCCGGTCGGCTTCCCCGAGCCGCTGGACTGGGTCGGCGCGACCTCGGACAAGAACGAGGCGCTGAAGGCCGCGAGCGCCACGGTGAACACCTCGTACTACAAGACCTTCGTGGACGCGCACGAGAAGGGCATGGGCGAGCCGGCCGACGCGCAGGCGGTCTACAAGACGCTGGACGCCACCATGCTGAGCGTCCTGAACGACCCGAACGCGGACATCCCGGGCCTGCTGAAGACCGCGGAGTCGCAGGTCAACACGCTGCTCGCCAACGCGGGCTAG
- a CDS encoding LacI family DNA-binding transcriptional regulator: MTPTPARRLSEVAKKVGVSEATVSRVLNNKPGVAESTREAVLTALDVLGYERPTQLRGERARLIGLVLPELQNPIFPALAEVVGGALAQRGFTPVLCTRTTGGLSESEYVDMLLDQQVSGVVFCGGHYAEAAAPHDHYLRLRSRGVPVIVFNAAVEDLGFPGVSTDDEVACEQSYGHLASLGHERIGLIAGPEDHMPSRRRIAAFLAEAERSGRSGGRPGSGARPLSVVVEHAQFSMEGGRAATARALKQGVTAVVCGSDVLALGAIRAVRRAGMDVPRDISVVGFDDSSFMNCTDPPLTTVRQPIEAMGRAAVAMLLNQVEGGGTAVEELLFEPELVVRGSTGPVRDPNAQVAA, encoded by the coding sequence ATGACTCCCACGCCAGCCCGCCGCCTCTCCGAAGTCGCCAAGAAGGTCGGCGTCAGCGAGGCCACCGTGAGCCGGGTCCTCAACAACAAGCCCGGCGTCGCCGAGAGCACCCGGGAAGCCGTTCTGACCGCGCTGGACGTCCTGGGCTACGAGCGCCCGACGCAGCTGCGCGGGGAGCGGGCCCGGCTGATCGGCCTGGTCCTGCCGGAGCTGCAGAACCCGATCTTCCCGGCCCTGGCCGAGGTGGTCGGCGGCGCCCTGGCACAGCGCGGCTTCACCCCGGTCCTGTGCACCCGCACCACCGGCGGCCTGTCCGAGTCCGAATACGTCGACATGCTGCTGGACCAGCAGGTCTCCGGCGTCGTGTTCTGCGGCGGCCACTACGCCGAGGCGGCCGCGCCGCACGATCACTACCTGCGCCTGAGGTCCCGGGGCGTCCCGGTGATCGTGTTCAACGCGGCGGTCGAGGACCTCGGTTTCCCCGGTGTGTCCACCGACGACGAGGTCGCGTGCGAGCAGTCCTACGGCCACCTGGCCTCGCTGGGCCACGAGCGCATCGGCCTGATCGCCGGACCCGAGGACCACATGCCCTCGCGGCGCCGGATCGCGGCCTTCCTGGCCGAGGCCGAGCGCTCCGGGCGTTCCGGGGGCCGGCCGGGTTCGGGCGCGCGGCCGCTGTCCGTGGTCGTGGAGCACGCGCAGTTCTCGATGGAGGGCGGCCGGGCGGCGACCGCCCGCGCCCTGAAGCAGGGCGTCACGGCCGTGGTCTGCGGCAGCGACGTGCTCGCCCTGGGCGCGATAAGGGCTGTGCGCCGCGCCGGGATGGACGTGCCGCGCGACATCTCGGTCGTCGGATTCGACGACTCGAGTTTCATGAACTGCACCGACCCGCCGCTGACCACGGTGCGCCAGCCGATCGAGGCGATGGGCCGGGCGGCGGTGGCGATGCTCCTGAACCAGGTCGAGGGCGGGGGGACCGCTGTCGAGGAGCTGCTGTTCGAGCCCGAACTCGTGGTCCGCGGCTCGACCGGCCCGGTCCGCGATCCGAACGCCCAGGTCGCCGCCTGA
- a CDS encoding LacI family DNA-binding transcriptional regulator, with the protein MATKLSAVASFAGVSLATVRRVLNDHPSIAQETRDRVLTALDVLGHERPAKFRHGRAGLVGLVVPDLQNPIFPAFVESVSAGLVKQGLMPVLCTRTTDGVSEANYIKLLMDHDVAGIIFIGSSYADAGPEYSRELRERGIPIVLINEADSNEGIRRVSVDDAAAVDQALDHLASLGHTRIGMVLGPVGHIPSARKLGAYVAHCERHGVESGAWRELVVHTGFSIEDGRAATTRLLAPGVICTALICASDALALGAVRAAHRLGLSVPGDLSVIGFDDSPYMIATDPPLTTIRQPVRAIAAAAAESLKTQMSGHAVLGEETLYEPELIVRASTGPVRH; encoded by the coding sequence GTGGCCACCAAACTCTCCGCCGTCGCCTCCTTCGCCGGCGTCAGCCTGGCCACGGTCCGCCGCGTCCTGAACGACCACCCGTCCATCGCCCAGGAGACCCGGGACCGGGTCCTCACGGCGCTGGACGTCCTGGGGCACGAGCGCCCGGCCAAGTTCCGCCACGGCCGGGCCGGCCTGGTCGGGCTGGTCGTCCCGGATCTGCAGAACCCGATCTTCCCGGCGTTCGTGGAATCGGTCTCCGCCGGTCTGGTGAAGCAGGGCCTGATGCCGGTCCTGTGCACCCGGACCACGGACGGGGTCTCCGAGGCGAACTACATCAAGCTCCTCATGGACCACGACGTCGCCGGGATCATCTTCATCGGCTCCTCCTACGCCGACGCGGGCCCGGAGTACTCCCGCGAGCTGCGCGAACGCGGCATCCCGATCGTGCTGATCAACGAGGCGGACAGCAACGAGGGCATCCGCCGGGTCAGCGTCGACGACGCCGCGGCCGTGGACCAGGCGCTGGACCACCTCGCCTCCCTGGGGCATACCCGCATCGGCATGGTTCTGGGGCCGGTCGGCCACATCCCGTCGGCCCGGAAACTCGGCGCCTATGTCGCGCACTGCGAACGCCACGGTGTCGAATCGGGCGCCTGGCGGGAACTGGTCGTCCACACGGGGTTCTCGATCGAGGACGGCCGGGCCGCGACGACCCGCCTGCTGGCCCCCGGTGTGATCTGTACTGCCCTGATATGCGCCAGCGACGCTCTGGCCTTGGGCGCGGTCCGTGCGGCGCACCGCCTGGGACTGTCCGTTCCCGGCGACCTGTCGGTCATCGGCTTCGACGACTCGCCCTACATGATCGCCACCGATCCGCCGCTGACGACCATCCGCCAGCCGGTCCGGGCCATCGCGGCCGCCGCGGCTGAGTCCTTGAAGACGCAGATGAGCGGCCATGCCGTGCTCGGCGAGGAGACGCTCTACGAGCCGGAGCTGATCGTCCGCGCGTCCACGGGTCCTGTCCGGCACTGA
- a CDS encoding choice-of-anchor D domain-containing protein — MLRTTTVIVVAAVGSAIALTVPAPAASAGPSAAPPLPAGASVPFTEYDSVNAAATNGTVTATSRAFTQLAAEATGRRAVQLAAGQYVEFVLAKPADAVDVRYSTADGSADSTLQVTAGGQAPGTLLASLPTTAKYSHFYGNHPFTKNPADGGQHHYFDDTRALLGRVLPAGTRVRITASAPTTVDVADFEDVAPAAAAPAGSLSVLDFGADPTGATDSGQAIQNAIDAGAAAHRTVWIPPGTFTVTRQLTVDTVTVVGAGPWYSVLHGAGVGVFGKPAPTPSTVVHLSGFAIFGETTMRDDSVSDSGLGGSLGGGSTVDDLWIQHTKVGMWFDGPADGLTVSDTRIQDTTADGVNLHDGVSHVTVQNTFVRNTGDDGMAMWSDQNADHDNAFVHDTVVQPQLANGFAVYGGHDNTVSDDLAADTVTQGGGVHVGNRFGSVPLSGTTTIAGDVLLRTGDLVPNDPTEIGALWFDAADSPMTGAIAVHDDTLLDSSYAGIQFVGKSITNVSVDRVAIAGAGTFAVQLQGPGAATFSNVVAVGLGARAGTYDCASGFALTKSGLNAGWNTTACGFPPSGALTIDKAAGVDFGFQALNTAATQPITITNPGPKPITVQSITAPAGFTTDHPCGTIAVGASCTVHVGFDPATSGNFTGLLTIDSTSPAGPYVVGLKGVGYDPNGDLALGRTATSSSQQCSWCGPDKLTDGDPTTYFESADGTFPQTATVDLGQTVSVDRIVLKLPPNWGARTQTIAVSADGAPLVASADYVFDPAVAGNSVTITFPARSVRTLTLTVTGNTGWPAAQLSEFEAYAH, encoded by the coding sequence ATGCTCCGCACCACGACCGTGATCGTCGTAGCCGCCGTCGGCTCCGCGATCGCTTTGACCGTCCCGGCACCGGCAGCGTCTGCCGGACCCAGCGCCGCGCCCCCGCTTCCGGCAGGTGCGAGCGTCCCGTTCACCGAGTACGACTCGGTGAACGCCGCCGCGACGAACGGCACCGTCACCGCCACTTCGCGTGCCTTCACCCAGCTCGCGGCCGAGGCCACCGGCCGCCGCGCGGTCCAGCTGGCCGCCGGCCAGTACGTCGAGTTCGTTCTTGCAAAGCCCGCTGACGCGGTCGACGTCCGCTACTCGACAGCCGACGGCAGCGCCGACTCCACGCTCCAGGTCACCGCTGGTGGCCAAGCGCCCGGAACCTTGCTCGCCTCGCTGCCCACGACCGCCAAGTACTCGCACTTCTACGGGAACCACCCGTTCACCAAGAACCCCGCCGACGGCGGTCAGCACCACTACTTCGACGACACCCGCGCCCTGCTGGGCCGGGTCCTGCCCGCCGGAACCCGGGTGCGGATCACGGCGTCGGCCCCGACGACCGTCGACGTCGCCGACTTCGAGGACGTCGCGCCGGCAGCCGCGGCACCGGCCGGTTCCCTCAGCGTCCTGGACTTCGGCGCAGACCCGACCGGCGCGACCGATTCCGGTCAGGCGATCCAGAACGCCATCGACGCCGGCGCCGCCGCGCACCGGACGGTCTGGATCCCGCCGGGCACGTTCACCGTCACCCGCCAGCTCACCGTCGACACCGTCACGGTCGTCGGCGCCGGGCCCTGGTACTCGGTCCTGCACGGCGCGGGCGTCGGCGTCTTCGGCAAGCCCGCCCCGACTCCCAGCACCGTCGTCCACCTGAGCGGCTTCGCCATCTTCGGCGAGACGACCATGCGCGACGATTCCGTCTCCGACAGCGGTCTGGGCGGATCGCTTGGTGGCGGCTCGACGGTTGACGACCTCTGGATCCAGCACACCAAGGTCGGAATGTGGTTCGACGGTCCGGCCGACGGGCTGACCGTCTCGGACACCCGCATCCAGGACACCACCGCCGACGGCGTCAACCTGCACGACGGCGTCAGCCACGTCACGGTCCAGAACACCTTCGTCCGCAACACCGGCGACGACGGCATGGCGATGTGGTCCGACCAGAACGCCGACCACGACAACGCCTTCGTCCACGACACGGTGGTCCAGCCTCAGCTCGCCAACGGCTTCGCCGTCTACGGCGGGCACGACAACACGGTCAGCGACGACCTCGCCGCCGACACCGTCACCCAGGGCGGCGGCGTCCACGTCGGCAACCGCTTCGGCTCGGTCCCGCTGTCCGGGACGACGACCATCGCCGGCGACGTCCTGCTGCGCACCGGCGACCTGGTCCCCAACGACCCGACCGAGATCGGGGCGCTGTGGTTCGACGCCGCCGACTCGCCGATGACCGGCGCGATCGCCGTCCACGACGACACGCTCCTGGACAGCTCCTACGCCGGGATCCAGTTCGTCGGCAAGAGCATCACGAACGTCTCGGTCGACCGGGTCGCCATCGCCGGCGCGGGGACGTTCGCCGTGCAACTCCAGGGCCCCGGCGCCGCGACGTTCTCGAACGTCGTCGCGGTCGGTCTCGGCGCGCGCGCCGGAACCTATGACTGCGCCAGCGGATTCGCCCTCACCAAGTCCGGGCTGAACGCCGGCTGGAACACCACCGCCTGCGGCTTCCCGCCGAGCGGGGCGCTGACGATCGACAAGGCCGCCGGCGTCGACTTCGGCTTCCAGGCCCTCAACACCGCCGCGACCCAGCCGATCACGATCACCAACCCCGGGCCGAAGCCCATCACCGTGCAGAGCATCACCGCGCCCGCCGGGTTCACCACCGACCACCCCTGCGGGACCATCGCGGTCGGCGCGTCGTGCACCGTCCACGTCGGGTTCGACCCGGCCACGTCCGGCAACTTCACCGGGCTGCTCACGATCGACAGCACCTCGCCGGCCGGTCCTTACGTCGTCGGGCTCAAGGGCGTCGGCTACGACCCGAACGGCGACCTCGCGCTGGGACGGACCGCGACCTCCAGCTCCCAGCAGTGCTCGTGGTGCGGTCCGGACAAGCTCACCGACGGCGACCCCACCACCTACTTCGAGAGCGCCGACGGGACGTTCCCGCAGACCGCGACCGTCGACCTCGGCCAGACCGTCTCGGTGGACCGGATCGTGCTGAAGCTGCCGCCGAACTGGGGCGCGCGGACCCAGACGATCGCGGTCTCGGCCGACGGCGCGCCGCTGGTGGCCTCCGCCGACTACGTCTTCGACCCGGCGGTCGCCGGCAACTCGGTGACGATCACCTTCCCCGCCCGGAGTGTCCGCACCCTGACGCTCACCGTCACCGGCAACACCGGCTGGCCCGCCGCCCAGCTGTCCGAGTTCGAAGCGTACGCGCACTGA
- a CDS encoding CBM35 domain-containing protein, producing MSTAGAVTFATVAVWAMAHSASAAGTTYEAENASLSGGAVVATDHANYTGTGFVGGYTDTNKGSANTAFTVSASAAGNETVALRYANGTGAQMSLSLYVNGTKLKQILLPATANWDTWTTETETVALNAGSDTISYKFDSSDLGNVNLDNITVTPPTPPPAGQFEAESAALSGGAVVESDHANYTGTGFVGGYTDTNKGSANTAFSVPESTAGSTTTTLRYANGTGAQMSLSLYVNGTKLKQILLPATANWDTWGTETETISLNSGSNTVSYKFDSSDLGNVNLDNIVVAPITPPTSTPSSTPSSTPSTSPSSSPPPPSGATYEAETAFTAGGPTVATSTSGYTGTGYLTGFTNQGAETVIDAEVPTAGTDAVTLRYANTSGSAQTISLYINGLKSRQLSLPAGSGWLTSAQNIALRSGENLIGLQHDSGDSGNVAIDNVTVANGTALAAVGATLPYTEYTATSPQTQTNGTVLPASTSYPSIQAESTGRRAVQLTATGQYMQVTLTHPTNSIVVRYSIPDNSDGSTASAPIALYANGNKVQDLTLTTKYSWLYGGGYYDTHSPSSGAAHHFYDETRALIGNWPAGTVLKLQKDAADTAASYTFDVIDTEQVDAAFAIPANFVPITDYGVTPNNGADDTSAINNALSALAGTGTGLYFPSGTYDISGRITINGVPVRGAGEWYTTIQSTAENGSGGLYTTAGVNQIADLTISGDQTSRNNDSGAAAIEGTFAQGSLLFDVWMEHTKVGLWAVPAVGLYASGLRVRDVFADGVHVHGGSSGTRIDQSQVRNTGDDNLALDTEGGNVVNCSLVDNTAESPIQANGIGVYGGSGNAVVGNQVSDTVAFGSGITISTRFGAGFNGPTTVSGNALTRTGSYEYNAGSSIGALWLYASQSDMTQPVTVSNNTITNATYEAVLMGDGKQISNLTLDHLAISGAGTYGINIRNLTGGGMTANYVTVTGAASGGLNNPGNYAITRGPGDSGW from the coding sequence ATGTCGACCGCGGGAGCGGTCACCTTCGCCACCGTCGCCGTCTGGGCCATGGCGCACTCGGCGTCGGCCGCCGGTACGACGTACGAAGCGGAGAACGCGTCGCTGTCCGGCGGCGCGGTCGTCGCCACCGACCACGCGAACTACACCGGTACCGGCTTCGTCGGCGGCTATACGGATACGAACAAGGGTTCTGCGAACACGGCCTTCACCGTCAGCGCCTCCGCTGCCGGGAACGAGACCGTCGCGCTGCGCTATGCCAACGGAACCGGCGCGCAGATGTCGCTGTCGTTGTACGTCAACGGCACGAAGCTCAAGCAGATCCTGCTCCCGGCCACGGCGAACTGGGACACCTGGACGACCGAGACCGAGACGGTCGCGCTGAACGCCGGCAGCGACACGATCTCGTACAAGTTCGACTCCTCCGACCTGGGCAACGTCAACCTCGACAACATCACCGTCACCCCGCCGACGCCGCCGCCGGCCGGCCAGTTCGAGGCCGAGAGCGCGGCGCTGTCCGGCGGCGCGGTCGTCGAGAGCGACCACGCGAACTACACCGGTACCGGCTTCGTCGGCGGCTACACCGATACGAACAAGGGTTCTGCGAACACGGCGTTCAGCGTGCCGGAGTCCACCGCCGGATCCACGACGACGACGCTGCGCTATGCGAACGGCACCGGCGCGCAGATGTCGCTGTCGTTGTACGTCAACGGCACCAAGCTCAAGCAGATCCTGCTCCCGGCCACGGCGAACTGGGACACGTGGGGGACCGAGACCGAGACCATCAGCCTGAACTCGGGAAGCAACACGGTCTCCTACAAGTTCGACTCCTCGGACCTGGGCAACGTCAACCTCGACAACATCGTCGTCGCCCCGATCACTCCACCGACCAGCACGCCGAGCAGCACGCCGTCCAGCACGCCGTCGACCTCCCCGAGCTCCAGCCCGCCGCCGCCGTCCGGTGCGACCTACGAGGCCGAGACCGCCTTCACCGCCGGCGGTCCGACCGTCGCGACCTCGACCAGCGGCTACACCGGCACCGGCTACCTGACCGGTTTCACCAACCAGGGCGCCGAGACCGTCATCGACGCCGAGGTGCCGACCGCCGGCACCGACGCCGTGACGCTTCGCTACGCGAACACCAGCGGCTCGGCGCAGACGATCTCGCTGTACATCAATGGTCTGAAGAGCCGCCAGCTCTCGCTGCCGGCCGGCAGCGGATGGCTGACCTCTGCGCAGAACATCGCCCTGCGCTCCGGTGAGAACCTCATAGGCCTCCAGCACGACAGTGGCGACAGCGGTAACGTCGCCATCGACAACGTCACGGTCGCGAACGGCACCGCGCTGGCTGCCGTCGGCGCGACGCTCCCATACACCGAGTACACCGCGACGAGTCCGCAGACGCAGACCAACGGCACGGTCCTGCCGGCCAGCACCAGCTATCCGAGCATCCAGGCCGAATCGACCGGCCGCCGAGCGGTCCAGCTGACCGCCACCGGACAGTACATGCAGGTCACGCTGACCCACCCGACCAACTCGATCGTGGTCCGCTACTCGATCCCCGACAACTCCGACGGCTCCACAGCGAGCGCACCGATCGCGTTGTACGCCAACGGGAACAAGGTCCAGGACCTCACCCTCACCACCAAGTACTCCTGGCTCTACGGCGGCGGCTACTACGACACGCACTCCCCAAGCAGCGGCGCCGCGCACCACTTCTACGACGAGACCAGGGCCCTGATCGGCAACTGGCCCGCCGGAACGGTGCTGAAGCTCCAGAAGGACGCCGCCGACACCGCCGCCTCCTACACCTTCGACGTCATCGACACCGAGCAGGTGGACGCGGCCTTCGCGATACCGGCGAACTTCGTCCCGATCACCGACTACGGCGTCACGCCGAACAACGGCGCCGACGACACCTCGGCGATCAACAACGCGCTGAGCGCGCTGGCCGGGACCGGCACGGGTCTGTACTTCCCGTCCGGGACCTACGACATCTCCGGCCGGATCACCATCAACGGCGTCCCGGTGCGCGGCGCCGGCGAGTGGTACACGACGATCCAGTCCACGGCCGAGAACGGCAGCGGCGGTCTGTACACCACCGCCGGCGTGAACCAGATCGCCGACCTGACCATCTCCGGCGACCAGACCTCGCGGAACAACGACTCCGGCGCGGCCGCGATCGAGGGGACCTTCGCTCAGGGCTCGCTGCTGTTCGACGTTTGGATGGAGCACACGAAGGTCGGGCTGTGGGCGGTCCCCGCTGTCGGGCTCTACGCCTCGGGGCTGCGCGTCCGCGACGTCTTCGCCGACGGCGTCCACGTCCACGGCGGAAGCAGCGGGACCCGGATCGACCAGTCGCAGGTGCGCAACACCGGCGACGACAACCTCGCGCTGGACACCGAGGGCGGCAACGTCGTGAACTGCTCGCTGGTCGACAACACTGCCGAGAGCCCGATCCAGGCCAACGGGATCGGCGTCTACGGCGGAAGCGGCAACGCAGTGGTCGGCAATCAGGTCTCCGACACTGTCGCCTTCGGCTCCGGTATCACCATCAGCACCCGCTTCGGCGCCGGATTCAACGGTCCCACCACGGTGTCCGGCAACGCGCTGACGCGCACCGGCTCCTATGAATACAACGCCGGTTCCAGCATCGGCGCGCTGTGGCTCTACGCGAGCCAGTCCGACATGACTCAGCCGGTGACCGTCTCCAACAACACGATCACCAACGCCACCTACGAGGCGGTGCTGATGGGCGACGGCAAGCAGATCTCCAACCTGACGCTGGACCATCTGGCGATCAGCGGTGCCGGGACGTACGGCATCAACATCAGGAACCTGACCGGCGGCGGGATGACGGCGAACTACGTGACCGTCACCGGTGCGGCCTCCGGCGGTCTGAACAACCCCGGGAACTACGCGATCACGCGGGGACCGGGGGACAGCGGCTGGTAG
- a CDS encoding glycoside hydrolase family 13 protein, whose protein sequence is MPETTTGPATTAWWRTASIYQIYVRSFADADGDGIGDLAGIRSRLPYLRDLGVDALWLTPWYVSPMADAGYDVADYCDIDPVFGDLGQAEALIDAVHEHGLRIIIDIVPNHCSDQHPWFQAALAAGPGSPDRDRFWFVEGRGSGGELPPNDWQAYFGGPAWTRITEPDGSPGPWYLHMFTPEQPDLNWEDPGTLAAFEEILRFWLDRGVDGFRIDVAHGLMKKHGLPDVGPVPIPDDLPYQDRPEVHDVYRAWRRVTDSYDGERVMVGEIWLPTPEQYTRYLRPDELHSAFNFEFLCSAWEPAAIRDVIDYTLASHAGVGAPPTWVLSNHDTIRHVTRYGRADTSFDMGHKRHDDPSDMALGTRRARAAALLTMALPGGVYVYQGDELGLPEVVDIPADRIQDPTWERSGHTDRGRDGCRVPLPWSGDAPPFGFSGPHPQAEPWLPQPAGWQQSTVARQSTDPESMLNLYQDALALRRKLIAQLPTDVTWIDSGADVLAFSRSEAFTCMVNFSDRPIALPHGHRVLASSEAATGDLLPPNAAVWLGADS, encoded by the coding sequence ATGCCTGAAACCACCACCGGCCCCGCGACGACCGCCTGGTGGCGCACCGCGTCGATCTACCAGATCTACGTCCGCAGCTTCGCCGACGCCGATGGGGACGGGATCGGGGACCTCGCCGGCATCCGTTCCAGACTGCCGTACCTGCGTGATCTCGGAGTGGACGCGCTGTGGCTCACGCCCTGGTACGTCTCGCCGATGGCCGACGCCGGGTACGACGTCGCCGACTACTGCGACATCGACCCGGTCTTCGGGGATCTGGGCCAGGCGGAGGCACTGATCGACGCGGTGCACGAGCACGGGTTGCGGATCATCATCGACATCGTCCCCAACCACTGCTCCGATCAGCATCCCTGGTTCCAGGCGGCGCTGGCGGCCGGCCCCGGCTCGCCGGACCGCGACCGCTTCTGGTTCGTCGAGGGCAGGGGATCCGGCGGCGAGCTTCCGCCCAATGACTGGCAGGCGTACTTCGGCGGACCGGCGTGGACGCGCATCACCGAGCCCGACGGCAGCCCGGGCCCGTGGTACCTGCACATGTTCACCCCGGAGCAGCCGGACCTGAACTGGGAGGACCCCGGGACGCTCGCCGCCTTCGAGGAGATCCTCCGGTTCTGGCTCGACCGCGGGGTCGACGGCTTCCGGATCGACGTCGCCCACGGGCTGATGAAGAAGCACGGGCTTCCGGACGTCGGTCCCGTCCCGATCCCCGACGACCTTCCCTACCAGGACCGGCCCGAAGTGCACGACGTGTACCGCGCCTGGCGCCGGGTCACCGACTCCTACGACGGCGAGCGCGTGATGGTCGGCGAGATCTGGCTGCCGACCCCCGAGCAGTACACGCGCTACCTGCGTCCCGACGAGCTGCACTCGGCCTTCAACTTCGAGTTCCTGTGCAGCGCGTGGGAGCCCGCGGCGATCCGCGACGTCATCGACTACACCCTCGCCTCCCACGCCGGCGTCGGGGCCCCGCCGACCTGGGTGCTGTCCAACCACGACACGATCCGGCACGTCACCCGCTACGGCCGCGCGGACACCAGCTTCGACATGGGCCACAAGCGCCACGACGACCCGTCGGACATGGCCCTGGGCACCCGCCGCGCCCGGGCGGCGGCGCTGCTGACCATGGCGCTGCCCGGCGGCGTCTACGTCTATCAAGGGGACGAACTCGGCCTGCCCGAGGTCGTCGACATCCCCGCGGACCGCATCCAGGACCCGACCTGGGAGCGCTCCGGCCACACCGACCGCGGCCGCGACGGCTGCCGGGTCCCCCTGCCGTGGTCCGGCGACGCGCCGCCGTTCGGCTTCTCCGGCCCCCACCCGCAGGCCGAACCCTGGCTGCCGCAACCGGCCGGCTGGCAGCAGAGCACGGTCGCGCGGCAGAGTACGGACCCCGAGTCGATGCTGAACCTGTATCAGGACGCGCTGGCGCTGCGCCGCAAGCTGATCGCGCAGCTGCCCACCGACGTGACCTGGATCGACTCCGGCGCCGACGTCCTGGCGTTCTCGCGCTCGGAGGCCTTCACCTGCATGGTGAACTTCTCCGACCGCCCGATCGCCCTTCCCCACGGGCATCGGGTACTGGCCAGCAGTGAGGCGGCGACCGGCGACCTGCTTCCGCCGAACGCCGCCGTGTGGCTGGGCGCGGATTCCTAG